Proteins from a genomic interval of Zingiber officinale cultivar Zhangliang chromosome 2A, Zo_v1.1, whole genome shotgun sequence:
- the LOC122043061 gene encoding protein NRT1/ PTR FAMILY 5.10-like produces MDDGALLLPHGSSDVVDGAVDYAGRPASRSATGRWISAVFIIWVEIGERFTYYGVANNLISYLTGPLRESTATAAAAVNVWSGVASMLPLLGAFVADSYFGRYWTIVGASLLYMSGLSLMTLSSLHSSPCGETATTDPADCAQAGQVASFYASLYLMALAQGCHKPSVQAFGADQFDDGHPAERAAKSSFFNWWFFGLSAGILVANLLLTYIQDYVSWALGFGIPCLAMTAALLLFLLGTKTYRLYPVRTESSTNCPSDGRRGDLKRLLPLVPIWATLLPYAVVFCQSPTLFTKQGASLDRRLGPNFELPAASLQVCSSVAIITFVAVYDRLLVPLARRLTKRPSGITMLQRIGAGMFISLVSIVVSALVEMKRLEVARESDSMSVWWLVPQYALFGVSDVFTMIGLQEFFYDQVPEAYRSLGLGLYLSIFGVGELLSGGLVSAIDKISKMGGGDSWFADDINRGHFDYFYWLLAVLSAVGLALFLCFAKAYVYKKIDNPN; encoded by the exons ATGGACGACGGAGCTCTCCTCCTTCCCCACGGAAGCTCCGACGTCGTCGACGGGGCCGTCGACTACGCCGGCCGAcccgcctcccgctcggccaccGGCCGTTGGATCTCCGCCGTCTTCATCATAT GGGTGGAGATCGGCGAGCGGTTCACCTACTACGGCGTTGCCAACAACCTGATCTCCTACCTCACTGGCCCGCTGCGCGAGTCGACGGCGACGGCGGCCGCAGCCGTCAATGTGTGGAGCGGCGTGGCGTCTATGCTGCCTCTCCTAGGCGCTTTCGTCGCCGATTCCTATTTCGGGCGCTACTGGACCATCGTCGGCGCCTCCCTCCTCTATATGTCG GGATTGAGTTTGATGACGCTTTCTTCCCTGCATTCATCGCCCTGCGGCGAGACCGCCACCACGGACCCCGCCGACTGTGCGCAGGCCGGACAGGTGGCCTCCTTCTACGCCTCCCTCTACCTCATGGCGCTTGCCCAGGGCTGCCACAAGCCCTCCGTCCAGGCCTTCGGCGCCGACCAGTTCGACGACGGCCACCCTGCCGAGCGCGCCGCCAAGAGCTCCTTCTTCAACTGGTGGTTCTTTGGCCTCAGCGCCGGCATCCTCGTCGCCAACCTCCTTCTCACCTACATCCAGGACTACGTCAGCTGGGCCCTCGGCTTCGGCATCCCCTGCCTCGCCATGACCGccgcccttctcctcttcctcctcggcACCAAGACCTATCGCTTGTACCCGGTGCGCACCGAATCCTCGACAAATTGCCCCAGTGATGGCCGGCGTGGAGACTTGAAGCGGTTGCTCCCGCTGGTACCGATATGGGCGACCTTACTCCCTTACGCCGTCGTCTTCTGCCAATCGCCGACGCTCTTCACCAAGCAAGGCGCCAGCTTGGACCGGCGCCTCGGCCCCAACTTCGAACTCCCGGCGGCGTCCCTCCAAGTCTGCTCCAGCGTCGCCATCATCACCTTCGTAGCGGTCTACGACCGCCTCCTCGTCCCACTCGCCCGGCGCCTCACCAAGCGCCCCTCCGGCATCACCATGCTCCAGAGGATTGGCGCCGGGATGTTCATCTCCCTCGTCTCCATCGTTGTGTCCGCTTTAGTCGAGATGAAGCGGCTCGAAGTCGCCCGGGAGTCCGACAGCATGAGCGTGTGGTGGTTGGTGCCGCAGTATGCGCTGTTCGGTGTTTCCGACGTGTTCACCATGATTGGGCTGCAGGAGTTCTTCTACGACCAAGTGCCGGAGGCGTACCGCAGCCTGGGGCTGGGCCTCTACCTGAGCATCTTCGGTGTCGGTGAATTGCTCAGCGGGGGGCTGGTGTCAGCGATAGACAAGATCAGCAAGATGGGCGGTGGAGACAGCTGGTTCGCCGACGACATCAACCGCGGCCACTTCGACTACTTCTATTGGCTGCTCGCCGTACTCAGTGCAGTAGGGTTGGCCCTCTTCTTGTGCTTCGCTAAGGCATATgtttataaaaaaattgataatcctAATTAA